In Plodia interpunctella isolate USDA-ARS_2022_Savannah chromosome 17, ilPloInte3.2, whole genome shotgun sequence, one genomic interval encodes:
- the Prp39 gene encoding pre-mRNA-processing factor 39 isoform X4: MNDLGVKKYTIIGNHKEAEKEAPKVGGAEETEVVSEDELPAVQKPSVQDAENVSDDELPGPRPADLPADTEVVSEDELPSSKKESKESRKRKPNEEGDGYDPGSPTSETETANKKQAVAKNGESKPVPAEKRSSIDEKPKKKTLPELDKYWKVVNDDPTDFTGWTYLLQYVDQESDVEAAREAYDAFLSHYPYCYGYWRKYADYEKRKGSKKKCLEVLERGLKAIPLSVDLWIHYLNHVKATRTEDHTFIRSQYERAIEACGLEFRSDRLWESYIKWEAENGSALNVTNIYDRLLATPTLGYTSHFDNFQEHVMSEPVAGAVSRAELVRLRGEVRDAGGALPQLDLPPGEDEPSDHVASEEEAQAIKERIIAARRKVHKATGEQVAARWTFEEGIKRPYFHVKPLERCQLKNWKSYLEWEKQHGSLKRALVLHERCLIACALYEEFWMRLIKFLEERTESNPELIPVEREVLERACTVHHLDKPELHLHWAHFEEAQGNPAKAAEILDRIEKICPNLVQIQYRRVNLERRRGDYDKCSQLYESYIAAAKNKAVASALAIKYARFLFHVRKDPAAARLALDEAITKEPLNQRLHLQRLDLAMHTPDTPYEVLEELVQSYGQQPGAETETAAGMAWRRRELAEELGDARAARAAQLHARALAKHLRKRARKDKHDVPPPPAPTAEPAKKKELATTTAVTTTSNSNYYQSPAPAQSYEQSYAQPYQPPWGYQQPPGPYQHHPHPGAWPQYPPNYY, encoded by the exons GTGGTGTCCGAAGATGAACTGCCGTCATCGAAGAAGGAATCTAAAGAGTCGCGCAAACGCAAGCCTAACGAAGAAGGAGACGGCTACGATCCCGGCTCTCCCACCTCCGAGACCGAGACTGCTAATAAGAAACAGGCTGTGGCTAAG AATGGTGAAAGTAAACCAGTCCCAGCTGAAAAGAGGTCTTCAATAGACGAGAAACCGAAGAAGAAAACTCTTCCGGAGCTGGACAAATATTGGAAGGTGGTCAACGACGACCCCACTGATTTCACCGGGTGGACCTATCTCCTCCAATACGTCGATCAAgag AGCGACGTGGAGGCGGCGCGCGAGGCGTACGACGCCTTCTTGTCGCACTATCCGTACTGCTACGGCTACTGGCGCAAGTACGCCGATTACGAAAAACGCAAAGGCAGTAAAAAGAAGTGCCTCGAG GTGTTGGAAAGAGGTCTCAAAGCTATACCGTTGTCGGTTGATCTGTGGATTCATTATCTAAATCATGTAAAGGCAACCAGAACTGAGGACCATACGTTTATTCGATCGCAATACGAGCGAGCCATTG aggCGTGTGGTTTGGAGTTCCGTTCGGACCGGCTGTGGGAGTCTTACATAAAGTGGGAGGCGGAGAACGGCTCCGCGTTGAACGTGACTAACATCTATGACCGTTTATTGGCCACGCCCACTCTGGGATACACTTCGCACTTTGACAA TTTCCAAGAGCACGTGATGTCGGAGCCGGTGGCGGGCGCGGTGTCGCGCGCGGAGCTGGTGCGGCTGCGGGGTGAGGTGCGGGACGCGGGGGGCGCACTGCCGCAGCTTGACTTGCCGCCCGGCGAGGACGAGCCCAGCGACCATGTG GCTTCTGAGGAAGAAGCTCAGGCGATCAAGGAGCGCATCATCGCTGCACGAAGGAAAGTGCACAAGGCAACCGGCGAACAAGTCGCAGCTAGATGGACTTTCGAAGAAGGT ATCAAGCGCCCATACTTCCACGTGAAGCCGCTGGAGCGCTGTCAACTGAAGAACTGGAAGTCGTACCTCGAGTGGGAGAAACAGCACGGCTCACTGAAGCGGGCTTTGGTGCTACACGAACGGTGCCTCATCGCCTGCGCGCTTTATGAGGAGTTCTGGATGAGG TTGATAAAATTCCTGGAAGAGCGCACGGAATCGAACCCGGAGCTGATCCCGGTGGAGCGCGAGGTGCTGGAGCGCGCATGCACCGTGCACCACCTCGACAAGCCGGAGCTGCACCTCCACTGGGCGCACTTCGAGGAGGCCCAGGGCAACCCAGCCAAGGCTGCGGAGATACTGGACCGCATCGAGAAGATATGCCCTAACCTCGTGCAGATACAGTATAG ACGCGTGAACCTGGAGCGTCGTCGCGGCGACTACGACAAATGCTCCCAACTGTACGAGAGCTACATAGCGGCGGCCAAGAACAAAGCGGTGGCGTCCGCGCTCGCGATCAAATACGCGCGGTTCCTGTTCCACGTCCGCAAGGACCCGGCCGCCGCTCGACTCGCTTTGGACGAAGCCATCACTAAGGAGCCCCTCAATCAACGGCTGCATTTGCAAAGACTCGACTTGGCTATGCACACGCCTGATACGCCTTATGAAGTTTTGGAAG AGCTGGTGCAGTCGTACGGACAGCAGCCGGGCGCGGAGACGGAGACGGCGGCCGGCATGGCGTGGCGACGCCGCGAGCTGGCGGAGGAGCTCGGGgacgcgcgcgcggcgcgcgcggcgcagCTGCACGCGCGCGCGCTCGCCAAGCATCTGCGCAAGCGCGCGCGCAAGGACAAGCACGACgtgccgccgccgcccgc ACCGACAGCGGAGCCCGCGAAAAAGAAAGAGCTAGCCACGACGACGGCGGTAACCACAACCAGCAACAGCAACTACTACCAgtcgccggcgccggcgcagtCGTACGAGCAGTCGTACGCGCAGCCGTACCAGCCGCCGTGGGGCTACCAGCAGCCGCCCGGGCCCTACCAGCACCATCCCCACCCCGGCGCCTGGCCGCAGTACCCGCCTAATTATTACTAG